The following coding sequences are from one Pocillopora verrucosa isolate sample1 chromosome 5, ASM3666991v2, whole genome shotgun sequence window:
- the LOC131783314 gene encoding beta-1,4-galactosyltransferase 5, translating to MSPFKAFNLVLISGTVLYFLLYVLTIGHLPHVPVVKIYFEEEPSEGDLAYFPRDFTHETSLNFGAGIMKDDGLNSSSTPELTAKDERASEELTGEKENSAKRSSLLSFLEGLGVPINKARILMASDISNNVLPRVNPNGFSLAKLMEKMDKEFNLESGTPCPTSHLNSVGLLAVYNNALKLEDVERELEFVQNGGQWKPDCIPRKKVAIVVPFRDRQEHLNIFVRHMHKYLRWQMLEYRIFIIEQADNERFNRGMLMNVGFNEAMKADNFTCVIFHDVDLIPEDARNDYSCPSSPRHMSTAVSRHDYILKYKTLFGGVEGFWVEHYRRINGFPNRFWGWGGEDDDLYVRITERRLSLTRPAHMIGRYTMLSHSHTEGEENPERHEELRRSEVLIDTDGLNTLAYTVIEFQEKPLYTLISVSLQ from the exons ATGTCCcctttcaaagctttcaattTAGTTTTGATTTCAGGAACAGtgttatattttcttctttatgtTCTTACGATCGGGCATTTACCGCATGTGCCAGtagtgaaaatttattttgaagagGAACCGTCAGAAGGTGATTTAGCTTATTTTCCAAGGGATTTTACACACGAAACGTCGTTGAATTTTGGAGCTGGAATAATGAAAGATGACGGATTGAATTCTTCTTCGACGCCAGAACTTACGGCGAAAGATGAGAGAGCGTCTGAAGAATTAACAGGCGAAAAGGAAAATTCTGCGAAGAGAAGTAGccttctttcatttcttgaaGGACTAGGGGTTCCTATAAACAAGGCCCGTATTTTAATGGCAAGCGATATTTCAAACAACGTTCTTCCACGAGTGAATCCAAACGGATTTTCTTTGGCAAAATTGATGGAGAAAATGGACAAAGAATTTAACCTGGAGAGTGGTACACCGTGTCCCACCAGTCACCTAAATTCAG ttggTTTGCTGGCGGTTTACAACAATGCACTGAAGCTCGAGGATGTCGAACGTGAGTTAGAATTTGTGCAGAACGGTGGACAATGGAAACCAGACTGTATACCAAGAAAAAAG GTAGCCATAGTTGTTCCCTTCAGGGACAGACAAGAACACCTTAACATATTCGTAAGACACATGCACAAGTATCTCCGATGGCAAATGTTAGAGTACAGAATCTTCATTATAGAACAG GCCGACAACGAGCGTTTTAATCGTGGAATGCTAATGAACGTTGGGTTCAATGAAGCAATGAAGGCGGATAACTTCACTTGTGTAATATTCCACGATGTGGATCTGATCCCAGAGGATGCCAGAAATGACTACAGCTGTCCCTCATCTCCACGTCATATGTCCACTGCTGTGAGCCGCCATGACTACAT ATTAAAGTACAAGACTTTGTTTGGTGGTGTTGAAGGTTTTTGGGTCGAGCATTACCGCCGGATCAATGGATTTCCAAATCGCTTCTGGGGTTGGGGAGGAGAAGATGATGATTTGTATGTCAG AATCACAGAAAGGCGCCTGAGTCTCACTCGACCGGCTCATATGATTGGTCGATACACCATGCTGAGTCATTCACATacagaaggagaagaaaatcCTGAAAG acatGAGGAACTTCGTAGAAGTGAGGTGCTTATCGATACGGACGGATTAAACACGCTCGCATACACTGTGATAGAATTCCAGGAAAAGCCGTTGTACACTCTGATATCTGTATCACTCCAATAG